The following coding sequences are from one Bacteroidales bacterium window:
- the nfo gene encoding deoxyribonuclease IV, whose product MIFIGAHVSASGGVQNAPLNANGINAKAFALFTKNQRQWKASPLKESSITLFKEYCEKYGYDPKQILPHDSYLINLGNPDKEKLQKSRDAFYDEIHRCEQLGLKYLNFHPGSHLRKISEDDCIKTIAESINITLDKTSGITAVIENTAGQGSNIGYKFEQLSGIINLVEDKTRIGVCIDTCHLFTSGYDIRTKSAFNKTFAEFDSIVGFNFLKGMHLNDSKPDLGSRVDRHESIGKGKIG is encoded by the coding sequence ATGATTTTTATAGGAGCGCATGTAAGCGCAAGTGGGGGAGTTCAGAATGCTCCTTTGAATGCAAACGGCATAAACGCAAAAGCTTTTGCCCTTTTTACCAAAAATCAAAGACAGTGGAAAGCATCGCCATTAAAAGAAAGTAGCATAACGCTTTTTAAAGAATATTGTGAAAAATACGGCTACGACCCAAAACAAATTTTACCGCATGACAGCTACCTGATAAATCTGGGGAATCCCGATAAAGAAAAATTGCAGAAATCTCGTGACGCATTTTATGATGAAATTCACAGATGCGAGCAACTTGGCTTAAAGTATCTAAATTTTCATCCGGGAAGTCATCTACGAAAAATATCCGAAGATGATTGTATCAAAACTATAGCGGAATCTATAAATATTACTTTGGATAAAACAAGTGGAATTACGGCGGTGATAGAAAATACAGCGGGTCAAGGAAGCAACATAGGCTACAAATTTGAGCAACTTAGCGGAATTATAAATCTTGTGGAAGATAAAACTCGCATAGGCGTTTGCATAGATACGTGCCATCTTTTTACATCCGGCTATGATATTCGCACTAAAAGTGCATTTAATAAAACATTTGCCGAATTTGACTCGATAGTGGGCTTTAACTTCTTAAAAGGAATGCACTTAAACGATTCAAAACCTGATTTGGGAAGCAGAGTCGATAGGCACGAAAGCATTGGAAAGGGCAAAATAGGAC